The proteins below are encoded in one region of Pseudonocardia sp. DSM 110487:
- the eccD gene encoding type VII secretion integral membrane protein EccD has translation MLTAGQEAAYRAPYCRVTVLAPRATVDVALPADVPVAELVPMMLDLVGEPVFGVRPVPWRLTGAAGAPLPPGASLAELGVPDGELLRLGPDIPPPPPPVFDDPVDALASGAGGPMSDDRRFAAAAALAVAAAAAALLAVGSADTAVVRAVVATLAAAAAVGLAARSARVEPEAHTHLAGHTAALAAVPFAAAAGWAALTGTSPAAQMLLASAAAGTVAAVAQVALRVVAPALVAVVVAAVPVGLGSLTVLRFESPPSSVAAAVGALAVVVGPMLPRIALRMSGLPRPVVPADSSELIAADRGPDILPPDEFAERSDLARGYLAGLAGGCATVAVAGALPAAAAGGWAGPALACVIVAVLALRARGLADPAPSRTLLGCAAVGLAGLAILTAARPEPLPRLIAIGVLLAVAGLGLVAIGRGSATGSPVSRRAIDLLDVVLIAAAVPLALAAMDLFRLVRGL, from the coding sequence ATGCTCACCGCAGGTCAGGAGGCGGCGTACCGCGCGCCGTACTGCCGCGTCACGGTGCTCGCGCCGCGGGCGACCGTCGACGTCGCGCTGCCCGCCGACGTGCCGGTCGCCGAGCTCGTCCCGATGATGCTCGACCTGGTCGGAGAGCCCGTGTTCGGCGTGCGGCCGGTTCCGTGGCGGCTCACGGGCGCCGCGGGTGCGCCGCTCCCGCCCGGGGCCTCGCTCGCCGAGCTGGGCGTGCCCGACGGCGAGCTGCTGCGGCTCGGGCCGGACATCCCACCACCACCCCCGCCGGTGTTCGACGACCCCGTCGACGCGCTCGCCTCCGGCGCGGGCGGCCCGATGAGTGACGACCGGCGGTTCGCGGCAGCGGCTGCGCTGGCGGTGGCTGCGGCCGCCGCCGCACTGCTCGCGGTGGGCTCCGCCGACACCGCGGTGGTGCGGGCGGTGGTCGCCACGCTCGCGGCAGCCGCGGCGGTCGGGCTCGCGGCGCGGTCGGCGCGTGTGGAGCCGGAAGCCCACACCCACCTCGCCGGGCACACCGCGGCACTCGCGGCCGTGCCGTTCGCCGCCGCGGCCGGCTGGGCGGCGCTGACCGGGACCTCCCCCGCGGCGCAGATGCTGCTCGCGTCGGCAGCTGCCGGCACCGTGGCGGCCGTCGCCCAGGTCGCGCTCAGGGTGGTGGCACCGGCGCTCGTCGCCGTCGTGGTGGCCGCCGTGCCCGTTGGGCTGGGCTCCCTCACGGTGTTGCGGTTCGAGAGCCCGCCATCGTCGGTCGCGGCCGCGGTGGGTGCGCTCGCCGTCGTCGTCGGGCCGATGCTGCCGCGCATCGCGCTCCGCATGTCCGGGCTGCCCCGTCCGGTGGTGCCCGCCGACAGCTCCGAGCTCATCGCCGCCGACCGCGGTCCCGACATCCTCCCGCCCGACGAGTTCGCTGAGCGCTCCGACCTCGCACGGGGCTACCTCGCCGGGCTCGCCGGCGGGTGCGCCACCGTGGCCGTCGCGGGGGCGCTCCCGGCCGCGGCCGCGGGCGGATGGGCCGGGCCAGCGCTGGCCTGCGTGATCGTCGCGGTCCTCGCCCTGCGGGCCCGCGGTCTCGCCGACCCCGCCCCGTCGCGCACGCTGCTCGGCTGCGCGGCCGTCGGCCTCGCCGGGCTCGCGATCCTCACGGCCGCCCGTCCCGAGCCGCTGCCCCGGCTGATCGCGATCGGGGTCCTGCTCGCGGTGGCCGGGCTGGGCCTCGTCGCCATCGGCCGCGGCAGCGCC